A genome region from Mycobacterium florentinum includes the following:
- the mycP gene encoding type VII secretion-associated serine protease mycosin, which translates to MTQTAFTARALTRRVAALALTSLLVVLIAGLPAAQAIPPPVVDPGRVPADGKPAADQPMRQAFACARTITVADPNVALPAPGFTMLNVSKAWQYSTGNGVPVAVIDTGINPSRRLPVVAGGDYIMGGDGLSDCDAHGTVVASLIAAAPQGTPMPAPMPSAPAFPPPAGPPPTDAGAPPPGGPPPPPAPAPPPSPVTITQTVAPPPPPPPPDAPANGPGDPAPGQPDDPEVPPPPPGAPDGVAGVAPHATVISIRQSSRAFEPVNPGGGDFEGRKKAGTIATLASAIVHAANMGAKVINISVTACVSAADPLDQGAIGAAVWYAATVKDAVIVAAAGNDSEDGCAQNPTFDPLNASDPRDWHQVKTVSSPSWFSDYVLSVGAVDNTGAPINKSLAGPWVAAAAPGVGVMGLSPETGGPANAYPPIRPGEKNMPFWGTSFSAAYVSGVAALVRAKYPGLSAHQIINRILQTAHNPPRGVDNQVGYGVVDPVAALTFDVPPGERLSPSAASRIVHPAPPPAPPDHRARNVALVFAGVVAAAIAVVSLIVRARRER; encoded by the coding sequence ATGACGCAGACGGCGTTCACCGCTCGCGCACTGACCCGGCGGGTAGCCGCCTTGGCGCTGACGAGCCTGCTGGTCGTCTTGATAGCGGGTCTTCCCGCAGCACAAGCGATTCCGCCGCCGGTTGTCGATCCCGGCCGGGTACCGGCCGACGGCAAGCCGGCGGCCGACCAGCCGATGCGCCAGGCCTTCGCGTGCGCACGAACGATCACCGTGGCCGATCCGAACGTGGCCCTGCCCGCGCCCGGGTTCACGATGCTCAATGTCAGCAAGGCCTGGCAGTACTCGACCGGGAACGGGGTGCCGGTCGCGGTCATCGACACCGGCATCAATCCCAGTCGGCGGCTGCCGGTGGTCGCGGGCGGCGACTACATCATGGGCGGGGACGGACTGAGCGACTGCGACGCGCACGGAACCGTCGTGGCGTCGTTGATCGCCGCTGCGCCGCAAGGAACTCCGATGCCCGCCCCGATGCCGAGCGCCCCGGCCTTCCCGCCACCGGCGGGCCCACCGCCGACCGATGCGGGTGCGCCGCCGCCCGGCGGACCACCGCCGCCGCCTGCGCCTGCGCCGCCGCCGTCGCCGGTGACGATCACCCAAACGGTGGCCCCGCCGCCGCCACCGCCCCCACCCGACGCTCCCGCGAACGGGCCTGGGGACCCGGCGCCCGGCCAGCCCGACGATCCCGAGGTGCCACCGCCGCCGCCGGGCGCTCCCGACGGCGTCGCCGGCGTCGCCCCGCACGCGACCGTCATCTCCATCCGGCAGTCCTCGCGCGCGTTCGAGCCGGTGAATCCCGGCGGCGGCGACTTCGAGGGACGCAAGAAGGCCGGCACCATCGCGACACTGGCCAGCGCCATCGTGCATGCCGCGAACATGGGCGCCAAGGTGATCAATATCAGTGTGACAGCGTGTGTTTCGGCCGCCGACCCGCTGGATCAGGGCGCCATCGGCGCCGCCGTCTGGTACGCGGCCACGGTCAAGGACGCGGTGATCGTCGCCGCGGCCGGCAATGACAGCGAAGACGGCTGCGCCCAGAACCCGACGTTCGACCCGCTCAACGCTTCCGATCCGCGCGACTGGCATCAGGTCAAGACGGTGTCGTCGCCGTCCTGGTTCTCCGATTACGTGCTGTCGGTGGGTGCGGTCGACAACACCGGCGCACCGATCAACAAGAGCCTGGCCGGGCCTTGGGTGGCCGCGGCGGCACCGGGCGTCGGCGTCATGGGGTTGTCCCCGGAAACCGGCGGACCGGCGAATGCCTACCCGCCGATCCGCCCGGGCGAGAAGAACATGCCGTTCTGGGGAACCAGCTTTTCCGCGGCATACGTCAGCGGGGTGGCCGCCTTGGTGCGGGCCAAGTATCCGGGACTGTCCGCACACCAGATCATCAACAGGATTCTGCAGACCGCACACAATCCACCCCGCGGAGTCGACAACCAGGTTGGTTACGGCGTGGTCGATCCGGTGGCCGCACTGACATTCGATGTGCCTCCGGGAGAACGGCTTTCACCGTCGGCCGCGAGCCGCATCGTCCATCCCGCACCGCCGCCGGCGCCACCCGACCACCGCGCCCGCAACGTGGCATTGGTCTTTGCCGGCGTGGTGGCGGCGGCCATCGCGGTGGTCTCGTTGATCGTTCGAGCGCGGCGGGAGCGATGA